The sequence below is a genomic window from Leptotrichia hongkongensis.
AAAAGGGAGCAACCACCTAAAATGTGAAACTCCCTTCATTTTTACAAAAAGCGGTAACTATTTTTTATTTAGCAGTTCTATATACTGCTTGACCAGCTCTATTTTTTCTGAATTCATATCCATTAGATTCCTAACTATTTCTCCGATATTTATATCTGAAAATTCCTCTATTATCTCATTAGTAAGCTCCTTTTTCAAATCTGACATATCCTTATCTGTGTATCCTATTATTTTAAATAGTTTCAGATGATCTATCTTTAATATTTTAGCAATTTTTTTAAGTAGAAGAGGATTTGTCATATTATGCTTGCCTGATTCCAGATTAGATAAATAAGCTGGACTGATTTTTAGCATTTCTGCCATTTCTCTTAGTCCTATATTTTTTTGTAGTCTTTTATTTTTTATATAATACCCTAATGCTTCTACAAGATTAGAGTTAGTTTTTATACTGTCATTTTCAGCCATTTTTTCACCTTATCAATTTATTCATATAGAAATATAATATCATAATTTTATGATTTTGTGAACTGCTGAAACTTTTTACTACACAACAAATGCGGTCTATAAATTATTTTTTCTTTTGTCCATAATAAGCATTCGCTCCATGTTTTCTCAAGAAATGCTTATCTAGTAACTCCTGTTGCATTGGCTTTATATCTTTGTTTACCATTTCAGTAAACATTGCCATTTTTGCCACTTCCTCCAATACAACAGAATTATAAACAGCTTCATCAGGATTTTTTCCCCATGTAAAAGGTCCGTGACTATTTACAAGAACTCCTGGAATATATTGTGGATTTAGATTTCTTTTTTCAAAAGTTTCTATAATTACCGTTCCTGTTTCTTTTTCATATTCTCCTGTGATTTCCTCTTTTGTCATTTTTCTTGTACAAGGTATTGACCCATAGAAATAATCAGCATTTGTTGTCCCGTATGCTGGAATATCCCTTCCGCTTTGAGCCCATATTGTAGCATTTGTTGAATGAGTATGAACTATTCCGCCTATTGAAGGAAACTTTTTATAAAGCTCAATATGTGTAGGAGTATCTGATGAAGGATTTAAATCACCTTCTACAACATTTCCATCCAAATCAACTACTACCATATCTTCTACTTTCATTGTTTCGTAGTCCACACCGCTAGGTTTTATAACAATCAGATTTTTTTCTCTGTCAATTCCACTCACATTTCCCCAAGTAAATAATACCAGCCCTTTTTTTGGCAATTCTAAATTTGCCTTAAATACTTGATCCTTTAATTTTTCCAGCATTAGATAAATCCACCTTCCTTCATTTTATCCAGCATCCATTGCTTTGCCTTTTTTACTTCTTCAATTGGATTATCTGATTTTTCAGTCCACATTTCTATTAAAAAAGGTCCTTTATAATTTAATTCTTTTAATTTTTTAAATACTTTTGGAAAATCTACACACCCTTCTCCAAAAGGAACTTCCTTAAATTTCCCTTCAAAAGTATCAGTTACTGCTAAAGTATCCTTTAAATGAATTCCTGTTATTTCTCCGTTTTTTATTCCTAATTCCAATTCCTTCAGCGTGTCATTTTCAGGCCATGCTGTCAAATTTCCTACATCTGGATAAACCTTTAGCCATGGAGATTTAATTATATCCGCATATTCCATATATTTTGTAATGGAATTGATAAACGGATGATCCATAATTTCTATTGATAGTGTTACGTTGTACGAAGATGCCCATTCTACTGCCTTTTTCAAATTTTCAGTAAAATATTTTTTAGTCTGCTCATTTCCTTTTTCATAATAAACATCATATCCAGCCATTTGAATCGTTCTAATTCCCATTTTATCTGCAAAAATTATTGCTTTTTGCATTAGCTCCATAGCCTTTTCCCTAGTTTTTTCATCCATGCTTCCCATTGGAAATCTTCTATGTCCGCTAAAGCACATTGATGGTATTCTAACTCCATTATCTATTAATGCCTTATGAATTTTGTTTATTTCGTCATCGGACCAATCCAGTCTTGCAAGCCTTTCATCAGTTTCATCTATAGAAATTTCCACAAAATCATATCCGCATTCTTTAACAAGCTTTATTCTGTCAACCCAGTCAATATCTTTAGGAAGAGCTTTTTCATATATTCCTAAATTTAATTTATTAAGATCTTTCATATTATTCCTCTATTTCCAATATTTATCAATTTCTGCTTTAAATGCTCTGGCAGCTGCCGCAGGATCATCTGCTTCAGTAATTCCACGCCCTGCAATAAACGTAAACACATCCACACCTTCAAATAATTTTAATGTATCAGTATTAAGTCCACCTGTTACAGAAACTTTAAATCCCATTTCAATTAATTTTTTGACTTTATTCAAGTCCTTTTCTCCCCAAGTTTCTCCAGCCAGCAAGGCATCTCTGCTTTGATGGTAAATAGCCTGATTAATTCCCGCATCTAACCAAAGCTGAGCTTGTTCATAAGTCCAGTCTCCATACAGTTCCACTTGAATTTCCCCACGTTCTCCACGTTCTTCCTTTATAGCTTTTAAAGCCGCTTTCATTGTAGGAATTGTTGCAGAACAGATACAAGTCATCCAGTCTGCTCCACGTACAGCATTATTTTTAGCAACTGTTCCCCCTGCATCTGCACATTTTGTATCTGCTACTATTATTTTATCAGGAAATAAATTTCTTAATACCTCAACTAATTCACTCCCAACTTGTAGCAAGCACACTGTCCCAGCTTCTATCACATCAACTTCTTCCCCAACTGATACTGCCGCTTTTATCGCACCTTTCAAATCCGAATGATCAAGTGCAACTTGTAATAATGGTTTTGCCATCACTTTTCCTCCATTTCATAATTTATGCGTTTTTAAAATATACTCAAACTCTTAAAAAATTATTTAAGAAAGAGTTTGAGCAATTTAAAGTGGTTTTTTTATATGTTATGCTTTTTCTTCTATCAAGTTATAAATATCTTGTGATGTTTTAGCCTCTCTTATTTTTTCAAAAATATCTTCATCATCAAAAAGCATTACAATTTGAGGTATTGCTTCTCCTGCATGAACTTCATCATTTTCAGCTGCCAGTCCAATTAATATATCTACTTCCTGTCCGTCTGGAAATGATACTGGCTTTTTCAACGTAACAAGACTGAAAGAATTTTTATTAACTCCCATTTCAGGACGTTCATGTGGCATTGCCAATCCTGGAGCCAAAATGTAGAAAGGACCTAACTCCTTTGTTCTTTTTATTATATTTTCTATGTATTTTTCCTCTATTGAATTGCTTTCCAAAAGAGGTTTCATACATACTTTTATTGCTTCTTCCCAATTATTTGCCTCCTGCTGTAGCACAACAGAATTATTTTCTTTCAAAGAATCCAGCAAATTCATAAAAATCTCCTCTCAACTTTTATTTTTTAAGCTATTCCAGCTTCTGTCAATTTACTTTCTAGCTCTTTTTCATCAAGTAAGTTTAAAAGCCCAATTATTTTTGTGTTTGGTCCACCTTTTAATTCAGATGCGATATGAGTTGAAGCAAGAACTAAATCGTAATTTGAAAGTCCTGATTTAGCTTCTCCTAGACTGCATGAATTTACATCTGCCTGTACTCCCAATTTTTGTAAAACTTTTCCAACTTTTAACTTCATAATCATACTTGTTCCCATTCCACTTCCGCAGACTGCTAATACTTTTATCATTATTATTCACTTCTTTCTTTTTTTCTTTTTTACTTTTTTATTTTTTAAAATTTTAAACTTCTTCTAAATCTACTGTTCCTTCATAATATTGCTCTTTATTTTTAGATTTAGCATATTGAATTTGAGGAATTAGAAGCATTGTAGCAATTACCAATACATATCCAATTACTCCTAAATATTTCATTACAAATCCTTGAGCAAGCCATACTGTACTTTGGTCGATATTTCCGTGCCATCCACCTTTTAACTGGAATAACGCTACAGCCACAGCTCCGCATAATACTTGCAATACTCCTGATAAAGCTGACAATATGAATGCAGCTCTTGCTCCCCCACGTTTATCAGCATACACAGCAATAGTTGCATTATCAAAGAATACTGGAACGAATCCTGTTATAATAAATACAGGTGATTTGAAAATTAGTAATCCTGCTATTGAAATAAATTGAGCGATTGTTCCTATTAAAAATCCGAATAATACTGCACTTGGTGATCCAAATCCATAAGAAGCCGCACAGTCTACTGCAGGTAATGATCCAGGCAATATTTTATTTGAAATACCTTGGAATGACACTGTCAATTCTGATACGAACATTCTAACTCCTGTTTTCAAAATTGTTAAATATACTGCAAACAATAATGTTGTTGAAACAATATAAGTACCAAATGAAAGTTTTTTAGGATCAAACGCTCCTGTCGCAACACCATGAGGATTTATAACTGGACAAGTCTGTACACTATTTTCAATAACACATTTACCAAATTTTGCAGTAAAGAATTCAGGCCCTAGAACCCACATTATTATTCCAAAGAATACTATCATTATAAGCCCTGTTGCAATAATATCATCGTGAAGCATTGATAACCATTTAGGCAATTTCAAATCATCCAGTTTCTTTTTAGGATTTCCTATTTTTGGTGCCAATTTATCTGCTACCCATATAGCAAACATTTGTTGGTGCCCTATTGCAAATCCAGCATTTTCAGTCAATCTTTGAGTTGGTTCCACTGATAAGTTTGATCCAACTGCCCAATATATTCCTGCAAAAATTCCTATTAATATTACTCCCTTTATATTTTGGAACTGAGGGAACAGGAAGAATATCATCCAAGCTGCTGTAGAAGCCTGTTGCTGCATAATATGCCCTGTTATGAACAATGTTCTTACTTTAGTAAATTTTCTAAACAACACTAATAGTATATTTATAACAAATCCTATAAGAAGTGCCATCATAACTGCTGCTGCCAAATTAGATTTAGATGAATCCTGTTCAATAATATTTTTTATTGCTTCATCCACAGCCTGCAATCCAAAGTAAGGATCTATAACTGCCGCATTTAATTCAAATTTAGTCTTTAATGCCGCTAGTATTGGTCTAAATGTTGTTACCAGCCCTCCTGCACCGACATTCAATATCATATATCCTACAGTTGCCTTAATAAACCCTCCAACTGCCTCGTATATTTTTTTACCTAAGAACAAATATCCAACAAAAACCAGTAAACCTACAAAAAATTCTGGCTTAGTTAAAATATTTTGCCCAAACCACGTTCCAATTGCCATTAATAAATTCATGATTTTTCTCCTTTATATATTTTTTTAATAATTTCATTTTATCAAATATTTTTCCATATATTTAATTTTCCTATAAGAATGATTTAAATGGCAAATCAGGTTCTATTGTAAATGCGTCTTCAAATCCTCTTCTGTACATATATTCCATGTCATCTTTATTATCAGGGAATACAAATTTCCCTCCAGGCTGCCATATATATGGCTTAAATTCATACTTCATTCTGTCTTTTCTATAATTCCACAATAATGTTATTTCTTTTGGATCTGCCATAAAGTTAGACCAAATATCATGATGAAGCGGTATAACAACTTGTGTTTTCAATTCTTCAGCTACTCTTAGCACATCTGAAGAAGTCAATTTATCTGTCATTCCTCTTGGATTATCTCCATATCCTACAAATGCCACATCCACTTTATTTTCATTTCCATGTTTTACAAAATAGTTTGAATGGTGTGAATCTCCTGCGTTGTAAATATTTCCACCAGTTGTTTCAACTAAATAGTTTACTGCCATTTCATCCATATCAGGCGGTAAATTTCCTTTTAATGTTACATCTTCAGCAACTGTTAAAAGCATAGTTCTGTCAAATGATTCTAATGCTTTTATTTTTGCATCTTTTATTGTAATTTCATCTCCTGGTTTTACTTGTACCAGTCTATCTTCAGGCACTCCCCATTTTCTCCAAATTTCAATACATGTTTTTGGTCCTACGAATTTTGCTTCCGGACAATTTTTTACAACTGCCGCCGCAACATTTACATCTATATGGTCACTATGTGAATGTGTTGCAAGCAATGCATCAAGACCTTCTATTGCAAAAGGATCTATTACGCACGGAGTAAGTCTTAAGTTTGGCTGTAAAGCTACACATCCGACTGCTCTTTGATGCTGATGCTTAGGTTTCATTAATTTATTTTTTTGACTTCTTTTACCTGTTGCTACCCAGATATCCATTGCAATATTTGCATTTCCTTCTGTTTTTATCCAAAGTCCCATGTTTCCAAGCCACCACATTGCTACAGTTTTTGGTTTTACTACTGTTTCGGCTATTTCCTCATTTAACCAAGTTCCCCATTCAGGAAATGTTCCTAAAATCCAAGATTCTCTTGTGATTTCATCTAATTTTGACATAATTGTCCCTCCTAAAAATGTTATTAAATTGTATATGTCGTTTTCTTTTTGCTAACAATAGTATACCCCACTTTTTTTTAAAGTCAATAATTTTTCAAAAAAATTTTTATAAAAATAAAAGAGGCATCATCAGCCTCTTCTAAAATGTTATTATTAAAACAAATAATTTTTACTTTAATTTGTATATTATTGTCTATTTTTTATTTAAAAATATTTTATTCTCATCTATCTTCCAAAATTCTTTTGAATTTTCTTCATATTCCTGTCAATATCTTTTCTTTTCAGCGATTCCCTTTTATCGTGTATTTTTTTACCTTTCGCAAGCCCTATTTCCATTTTTACAAGCCTTTGCTTTGTATAAACTGAAATTGGAACAATAGTGTAGCCTTGTTCTTTGATTTTCTCACTCCATTTCTTTATTTCACGTCTATTCAAAAGCAATTTTCTCACACGGGATTCTGCCACATTATTAATATTTCCAAATTCATAAGGTGTAATATGCATGTTCATTACAAAAACTTCATCCCGTATAATTCTTATAAAACTTTCTTTTATGCTGACTTTTCCAGCTTTCACCGATTTCACTTCCGTTCCTACAAGTTCAATACCTGCTTCCAGCTTGTCTTCTATGAAATAATCGTGAAAAGCCTTTTTATTTCTAGCTAATACTGGCATTTTCCCTCCTTCCAATATTCTTTATTCCTCTTCAGCCTCCTCGATTTTTGGTCTTTCTTCCACATAAGGTATGACCTCAATTTCCATTTTTGTATAACTTGCACTTACAACACTTACTTTCATTGTGCTTCCCATAGTGTAGGACTCATTATTTCTTTTATCTATGATTTTATAGTTTTCCTCATCATAAATAAAATTATCACGTGCTGTTGTAACATTGTAAACCACTTCTATGTGATTTTCTAGTTCCATAAATATCTTATTTTTATTCATCCCGCTAAGTCTAGCAATATAAACTTGCCCAATTTTATCTTGCATATACTCGATCAACTTGATTTTTACACTGTCTTCTTCCAGTTTATCCGCTATTCTTTCAGTTCTCGAAATACTTGAGGCAATTGCTTCAAAATTAGCTCCATATTTAGCCTTTTCTTTTTCGTTCATAAATTTTTCAATCGAACGTCCAAGCATTCTGTGAACAATTAAGTCAGAATAACGACGTATCGGTGATGTAAAGTGCAGATAATATTTAGAAGCAAGACCAAAATGTCCCAGATTTTTGTTGGCATATCTTGCACGCTGCATTGCCCGTAAAATCAGTTTGTGAATCAAATACCCTTCTGGCAGTCCTGTCGTTCTTTCTATTATGTTCTGGAATTTGCCAGGATGCATTTCTTCCAATCCTTTTAGGGAATATCCAAATTTTATCAGTGTTTCATTTAACGCTTGAACTTTCGCCTTGTCAGGATCTTCGTGGACTCTGTAAATTGCTGGAATTTCTTCCCAGAAAAGTTTTTCCGCCACAGTTTCATTTGCAATAACCATAAAGTCTTCAATAATTCTTTCAGCTTCCCCTCTAGAACGCAATACGATGTCCTTTACGGCTTTATTCTCATCTAAGACTACCTTTATCTCAGGTAATTCAAAATCAATGCTCCCACGTCTCTTTTTGTTGTTTCTGATGATTTTAGATAATTCCAGCATATTTTTAAGCATTTCATCAATTTTTCTATATTTATCATATAGATTTCGATATTCTTCAGATTCTTCATTTTTTTCCAAAATTGTATTCACATTTTCGTAAGTCATTCTGTATTTAGATTTTATAACCGATTTGTAAAAATCATTTCTTACAACTTTACCTTTTTTATCCAAATCCATTTCTACAGTAAAAGTCAGTTTATCCTCATTCGGATTAAGCGAACATAAATTATTTGACAATTTTCTTGGCAACATAGGAATTACCCTGTCTACAAGATAAATTGAGTTTCCACGCTTCAATGCTTCTGTATCAATCTCGTTATTTTCCCGTACATAGTAAGAAACATCGGCAATACTTACAAAAAGTTTATACCCATCTTCTGTTTTTTCCACATAAACCGCATCATCCAAATCTTTCGCATCAGAGCCATCAATTGTAATAATATCAAGGTCCCGCAAATCTTTTCGATTTTTTAGTTCTTCCGAAAAATCTTCATCAATTTTGTCCAGTTCCTGCAATACTTCATTTGGAAATTTCTCCTCAATTCCTTCATTCAAAAGCAATGATGAAATTAGTGCCTCTGTATCCTTAGGACTTCCCAGAACACTTACAATCTCTCCTTCAGGCTTTCTTTCCTCATCTCCCCAGAAATCCACCTTTACAGCCACTAAATCTCCAGTTTTTGCACCTTTTATCAATTTTTTCGGAATATAAATATCCTTCGGAGAATTTCTTGGACGCACAAATCCAAAACTTAAATTATGCTCAAAAACGCCGACAATAACATCCCGATTTCTTTTAACAACTTTGTAAACTTCCCCTTCACGTTTCTTTCCATCTGAACTTTCCTTCAAAATACGTACCAGAACAGTATCTCCATTCATAGCTGTATTTAAATAAGCTCCAGGAATAAAGACACTAGCCTCTCCATTAATATCAAGAAATCCGAAATTTCCATTAGAAATAGAAATTTCCCCTTTCACAAAGCCTTCCTTCTCAGGCAAGGTATATCTTCCATTCCTTTTCAAATAAATATCGCCACTTTCTTCCCATGCACTTAAAAGTTGCTTATACATTTTCCGCTTTTTCTGGCTCCATTCCAGCAGCTGCAATATTTCCTGAAAAGTAAACTCATATTCTGCTAGTACTTGTCGCAAATATTTTAATTCACGCTCTTCTTTGAGTTCCATTTTCCGAGTTTTTTCATTTTCTTTTTTTATATTGTAATTTTTTCCACTAAATTTTTTTCCCTTATGAAAATTTTTATCGCTATTTTCAATATTTTTATTTTTTTCTTTCTTTTGTTTATTTCCCATATTTTACCTCTATTTTATTCAATACATCAAATTATACTATTCTTCATTTAAATAACAGATACTTCATAAATTTTAAACTATATTATTTTAACGAGTATTGAAACTTCTTATAATTAATATAATTCATATTTTAAAATGAAATTTAGTATTAGTCTAAATTATAAAATTCTAATAAAATATACTTATATATTGAGAAAATAATAAATTTTCAGATATATTTTAAATCAATTTTTATTTTTTAGATTAAATCTGATTTTTTTAATTTTAGAGTTGATTTGCTATTATTGAATTTCTAAATTTTATAATATTCGGATGAATAATTGAATCCTTTGAAAGTAAATATTTTAATTTTTCCTCAATTTCAAATTTTATTGCCTTATCTAAATCAGTTTTTGCAAGTTCTCTAGCTGTTTCTACACCTTCCCAGCTTCTCCCTTCTTCAATCGCATCTGAAAGATAGACAATCTTAGCAAGAGTACTCATATTTTCTTTCCCAATCGTATGATATTTTATTCCATCCAAAATTTCTTCATCATCAATTCCAAACAATTCATAGTTTTGCCGTACAAACTCAGCTCCTGCAAATCCATGAAGCACAGCTGTAGACTTCGACATCTTGTCCTCTACTTCAGGATATTTCCCCTTAGTCAAGTCAATCATAACTGACAAGTCAAAAAATTTTGCCACATCATGAAGCCAAGCTGAAGCTGCAACTTTTTCCACATCTACATTATAAATTTTTGCAAGTTCTACAGCACATTTAGCAACTCTTTCCACATGATCGTATCTTTTTTCATCCAAATATTTTCTTACATTCTTCTTAATTACTTCTATATTCATAATACCACTTCCCCTAATTTATAACAATTTTCAAATATAGTAATTCCAGCTTAAATCAAGAATAAAAGATTAGCCTGTTCTACAGCCAATTCTTTACTTTTTACATATTTTTACTCTAATTTTTAAGCATAACTATAAATCAACATCTATTGACATTATTATACTACACTAGAAAGAAAAAAACAATAAATCTAAATAAGCAAGAAAGCTTTATTATTTTTTATTAAAGCTGTTCTTACTTCTTAAAAAAAACTATTATACTAAACTCGATAAAATAATAAATTCATAGAAAATTTTT
It includes:
- a CDS encoding PTS sugar transporter subunit IIA, encoding MNLLDSLKENNSVVLQQEANNWEEAIKVCMKPLLESNSIEEKYIENIIKRTKELGPFYILAPGLAMPHERPEMGVNKNSFSLVTLKKPVSFPDGQEVDILIGLAAENDEVHAGEAIPQIVMLFDDEDIFEKIREAKTSQDIYNLIEEKA
- the smpB gene encoding SsrA-binding protein SmpB gives rise to the protein MPVLARNKKAFHDYFIEDKLEAGIELVGTEVKSVKAGKVSIKESFIRIIRDEVFVMNMHITPYEFGNINNVAESRVRKLLLNRREIKKWSEKIKEQGYTIVPISVYTKQRLVKMEIGLAKGKKIHDKRESLKRKDIDRNMKKIQKNFGR
- a CDS encoding PTS sugar transporter subunit IIB translates to MIKVLAVCGSGMGTSMIMKLKVGKVLQKLGVQADVNSCSLGEAKSGLSNYDLVLASTHIASELKGGPNTKIIGLLNLLDEKELESKLTEAGIA
- the yqeK gene encoding bis(5'-nucleosyl)-tetraphosphatase (symmetrical) YqeK; translated protein: MNIEVIKKNVRKYLDEKRYDHVERVAKCAVELAKIYNVDVEKVAASAWLHDVAKFFDLSVMIDLTKGKYPEVEDKMSKSTAVLHGFAGAEFVRQNYELFGIDDEEILDGIKYHTIGKENMSTLAKIVYLSDAIEEGRSWEGVETARELAKTDLDKAIKFEIEEKLKYLLSKDSIIHPNIIKFRNSIIANQL
- a CDS encoding L-ribulose-5-phosphate 3-epimerase; this translates as MKDLNKLNLGIYEKALPKDIDWVDRIKLVKECGYDFVEISIDETDERLARLDWSDDEINKIHKALIDNGVRIPSMCFSGHRRFPMGSMDEKTREKAMELMQKAIIFADKMGIRTIQMAGYDVYYEKGNEQTKKYFTENLKKAVEWASSYNVTLSIEIMDHPFINSITKYMEYADIIKSPWLKVYPDVGNLTAWPENDTLKELELGIKNGEITGIHLKDTLAVTDTFEGKFKEVPFGEGCVDFPKVFKKLKELNYKGPFLIEMWTEKSDNPIEEVKKAKQWMLDKMKEGGFI
- a CDS encoding PTS ascorbate transporter subunit IIC → MNLLMAIGTWFGQNILTKPEFFVGLLVFVGYLFLGKKIYEAVGGFIKATVGYMILNVGAGGLVTTFRPILAALKTKFELNAAVIDPYFGLQAVDEAIKNIIEQDSSKSNLAAAVMMALLIGFVINILLVLFRKFTKVRTLFITGHIMQQQASTAAWMIFFLFPQFQNIKGVILIGIFAGIYWAVGSNLSVEPTQRLTENAGFAIGHQQMFAIWVADKLAPKIGNPKKKLDDLKLPKWLSMLHDDIIATGLIMIVFFGIIMWVLGPEFFTAKFGKCVIENSVQTCPVINPHGVATGAFDPKKLSFGTYIVSTTLLFAVYLTILKTGVRMFVSELTVSFQGISNKILPGSLPAVDCAASYGFGSPSAVLFGFLIGTIAQFISIAGLLIFKSPVFIITGFVPVFFDNATIAVYADKRGGARAAFILSALSGVLQVLCGAVAVALFQLKGGWHGNIDQSTVWLAQGFVMKYLGVIGYVLVIATMLLIPQIQYAKSKNKEQYYEGTVDLEEV
- the araD gene encoding L-ribulose-5-phosphate 4-epimerase, with protein sequence MLEKLKDQVFKANLELPKKGLVLFTWGNVSGIDREKNLIVIKPSGVDYETMKVEDMVVVDLDGNVVEGDLNPSSDTPTHIELYKKFPSIGGIVHTHSTNATIWAQSGRDIPAYGTTNADYFYGSIPCTRKMTKEEITGEYEKETGTVIIETFEKRNLNPQYIPGVLVNSHGPFTWGKNPDEAVYNSVVLEEVAKMAMFTEMVNKDIKPMQQELLDKHFLRKHGANAYYGQKKK
- the rnr gene encoding ribonuclease R, which translates into the protein MGNKQKKEKNKNIENSDKNFHKGKKFSGKNYNIKKENEKTRKMELKEERELKYLRQVLAEYEFTFQEILQLLEWSQKKRKMYKQLLSAWEESGDIYLKRNGRYTLPEKEGFVKGEISISNGNFGFLDINGEASVFIPGAYLNTAMNGDTVLVRILKESSDGKKREGEVYKVVKRNRDVIVGVFEHNLSFGFVRPRNSPKDIYIPKKLIKGAKTGDLVAVKVDFWGDEERKPEGEIVSVLGSPKDTEALISSLLLNEGIEEKFPNEVLQELDKIDEDFSEELKNRKDLRDLDIITIDGSDAKDLDDAVYVEKTEDGYKLFVSIADVSYYVRENNEIDTEALKRGNSIYLVDRVIPMLPRKLSNNLCSLNPNEDKLTFTVEMDLDKKGKVVRNDFYKSVIKSKYRMTYENVNTILEKNEESEEYRNLYDKYRKIDEMLKNMLELSKIIRNNKKRRGSIDFELPEIKVVLDENKAVKDIVLRSRGEAERIIEDFMVIANETVAEKLFWEEIPAIYRVHEDPDKAKVQALNETLIKFGYSLKGLEEMHPGKFQNIIERTTGLPEGYLIHKLILRAMQRARYANKNLGHFGLASKYYLHFTSPIRRYSDLIVHRMLGRSIEKFMNEKEKAKYGANFEAIASSISRTERIADKLEEDSVKIKLIEYMQDKIGQVYIARLSGMNKNKIFMELENHIEVVYNVTTARDNFIYDEENYKIIDKRNNESYTMGSTMKVSVVSASYTKMEIEVIPYVEERPKIEEAEEE
- the ulaG gene encoding L-ascorbate 6-phosphate lactonase; the encoded protein is MSKLDEITRESWILGTFPEWGTWLNEEIAETVVKPKTVAMWWLGNMGLWIKTEGNANIAMDIWVATGKRSQKNKLMKPKHQHQRAVGCVALQPNLRLTPCVIDPFAIEGLDALLATHSHSDHIDVNVAAAVVKNCPEAKFVGPKTCIEIWRKWGVPEDRLVQVKPGDEITIKDAKIKALESFDRTMLLTVAEDVTLKGNLPPDMDEMAVNYLVETTGGNIYNAGDSHHSNYFVKHGNENKVDVAFVGYGDNPRGMTDKLTSSDVLRVAEELKTQVVIPLHHDIWSNFMADPKEITLLWNYRKDRMKYEFKPYIWQPGGKFVFPDNKDDMEYMYRRGFEDAFTIEPDLPFKSFL
- a CDS encoding helix-turn-helix domain-containing protein, with protein sequence MAENDSIKTNSNLVEALGYYIKNKRLQKNIGLREMAEMLKISPAYLSNLESGKHNMTNPLLLKKIAKILKIDHLKLFKIIGYTDKDMSDLKKELTNEIIEEFSDINIGEIVRNLMDMNSEKIELVKQYIELLNKK
- a CDS encoding 3-keto-L-gulonate-6-phosphate decarboxylase UlaD, with the translated sequence MAKPLLQVALDHSDLKGAIKAAVSVGEEVDVIEAGTVCLLQVGSELVEVLRNLFPDKIIVADTKCADAGGTVAKNNAVRGADWMTCICSATIPTMKAALKAIKEERGERGEIQVELYGDWTYEQAQLWLDAGINQAIYHQSRDALLAGETWGEKDLNKVKKLIEMGFKVSVTGGLNTDTLKLFEGVDVFTFIAGRGITEADDPAAAARAFKAEIDKYWK